One genomic region from Armatimonadota bacterium encodes:
- the kdpC gene encoding potassium-transporting ATPase subunit KdpC, whose protein sequence is MGRHTSIAIRVAFVTILVFGVLYPLAMTGLAQLLFPRQANGSLVREHGNVIGSELIGQQFTAPGYFHPRPSAAGKGYDAASSGGSNLGPTSRVLADAVKERVEDAARQNPSLTKARIPADMVTASGSGLDPDISVANAYAQVPRVARARGLSGTRVRRLVDKNIIGRTFGFLGEPRVNVLEINKALDAASGSAR, encoded by the coding sequence ATGGGAAGACACACATCTATCGCGATTCGCGTGGCGTTTGTTACAATACTGGTGTTCGGAGTGCTCTATCCTCTGGCGATGACGGGCTTGGCGCAACTGCTCTTCCCCAGGCAGGCAAACGGCAGTCTGGTACGGGAACACGGCAATGTAATAGGCTCGGAGTTGATCGGCCAACAATTCACCGCGCCAGGTTACTTCCACCCACGGCCATCCGCGGCAGGCAAGGGCTATGACGCCGCATCGTCCGGCGGATCGAACCTGGGACCCACCAGCAGAGTGCTTGCCGATGCCGTAAAAGAGCGGGTAGAAGATGCAGCGCGACAGAATCCGAGCCTTACCAAAGCTCGGATACCAGCGGACATGGTGACGGCTTCGGGCAGCGGACTGGACCCCGACATAAGTGTTGCCAATGCTTACGCTCAAGTGCCGAGAGTGGCAAGGGCGCGCGGTCTGTCTGGTACCCGCGTCAGGAGACTTGTGGACAAGAACATTATCGGACGCACGTTTGGTTTCCTTGGTGAGCCGAGGGTAAACGTGCTCGAGATCAACAAAGCGCTGGATGCAGCGAGTGGAAGTGCCAGATGA
- the kdpB gene encoding potassium-transporting ATPase subunit KdpB, with protein MPTHEVSKHRRRRRVSVARLIPQASLDALKKLNPRKMVHNPVMFVVEIGSIISSYYAIVEAICGGSNAAFLGAIAAWLWFTVVFANFAEAMAEGRGKAQADTLRKMKTETMANLLDGDTVRQVSATLLKRGNIVVVSAGEIIPGDGEVVEGIASVDESAITGESAPVIRESGGDRSAVTGGTKVLSDQIRVKIMSEPGQSFLDKMISLVEGASRQKTPNEIALDILLAGLTIIFMLVVITLECYAIYSGGEVPISILIALLVCLIPTTIGGLLSAIGIAGMDRLVQHNVLAMSGRAVEAAGDVNTLLLDKTGTITFGNRQAAEFLPVNGYSEKEVADLAQLASLSDETPEGRSIVVLAKKFGFRDRHIDPNAEFVEFTAQTRMSGIDLENHYIRKGAADAVISWVQQQSGSIPDQLRPIVESVSNSGGTPLVVAKDSSVVGVIHLKDVVKGGIKERFDQLRAMGIRTVMITGDNPLTAAAIAKEAGVDDFLAQATPENKMELIRKEQGQGKLVAMTGDGTNDAPALAQADVGVAMNTGTMAAKEAGNMVDLDSNPTKLIEIVEIGKQLLMTRGALTTFSIANDVAKYFAIIPAIFASTYPVLDKLNIMHLHSPHSAILSAIVFNALIIVALIPLALRGVKYRPLGAASLLQRNLLIYGLGGIIVPFMGLKLIDMVLVALGLAG; from the coding sequence ATGCCGACTCACGAGGTGTCGAAGCATAGACGCCGCCGGCGAGTGTCGGTGGCGCGGCTCATTCCTCAAGCTTCCCTTGATGCGCTGAAGAAGCTCAACCCGAGAAAGATGGTCCACAATCCTGTAATGTTTGTGGTCGAAATCGGCAGTATCATAAGCAGCTATTATGCGATTGTTGAAGCTATATGCGGAGGTTCCAATGCGGCGTTTTTAGGAGCGATAGCTGCCTGGCTGTGGTTTACGGTGGTCTTTGCTAACTTTGCCGAAGCGATGGCCGAAGGCCGAGGAAAAGCACAAGCTGATACGCTCCGCAAGATGAAGACGGAGACTATGGCAAACCTCCTTGATGGCGACACTGTGCGGCAGGTGTCGGCGACACTGTTAAAGCGTGGAAATATCGTCGTTGTGTCCGCCGGGGAGATCATACCCGGTGACGGCGAAGTGGTCGAGGGTATCGCGTCGGTGGACGAGTCGGCTATTACCGGGGAGTCTGCTCCCGTGATACGAGAGAGCGGCGGTGACCGCAGCGCAGTCACGGGTGGCACTAAGGTGCTGTCCGATCAGATAAGGGTCAAGATCATGTCAGAGCCGGGCCAGAGCTTTCTCGACAAGATGATATCGCTGGTAGAGGGCGCATCACGGCAGAAAACCCCTAACGAGATTGCACTCGACATACTGCTTGCGGGACTCACGATCATATTCATGCTGGTGGTCATCACCCTCGAATGCTATGCGATCTACTCCGGCGGGGAAGTTCCTATTTCGATTCTTATCGCTCTCCTGGTGTGCCTCATACCGACGACCATCGGCGGCTTGCTATCGGCCATCGGGATTGCCGGAATGGACCGCCTGGTGCAGCACAACGTGCTGGCGATGTCGGGGCGAGCCGTAGAGGCGGCGGGTGATGTTAATACTCTACTTCTCGATAAGACGGGAACCATAACATTCGGGAACCGTCAGGCTGCTGAGTTCTTACCGGTCAACGGGTATTCGGAAAAGGAAGTCGCCGACCTCGCCCAGCTTGCATCTTTGAGTGACGAGACCCCTGAGGGACGGTCGATAGTTGTGTTAGCCAAAAAGTTTGGCTTCAGGGACAGGCATATTGACCCCAACGCCGAGTTTGTCGAGTTCACCGCGCAGACCCGAATGAGTGGCATAGACCTGGAAAATCATTACATACGCAAGGGCGCTGCAGACGCAGTTATATCCTGGGTTCAACAGCAGAGCGGTTCGATACCGGATCAACTGCGTCCGATAGTCGAATCGGTCTCCAACTCAGGCGGCACTCCGCTGGTTGTGGCCAAAGACAGCAGCGTTGTGGGTGTCATTCACCTCAAGGACGTAGTAAAAGGCGGCATTAAGGAACGCTTCGATCAGCTTAGAGCGATGGGGATACGCACGGTCATGATAACCGGAGACAATCCTCTCACGGCAGCGGCCATCGCAAAAGAAGCCGGAGTCGATGATTTCCTGGCCCAAGCAACTCCAGAAAACAAGATGGAGCTTATTAGAAAAGAGCAGGGCCAGGGCAAGCTCGTGGCGATGACCGGCGATGGAACCAACGACGCTCCCGCGCTTGCACAGGCTGATGTTGGCGTTGCTATGAACACTGGGACAATGGCTGCAAAGGAAGCCGGTAACATGGTGGATCTGGACTCCAACCCCACAAAGCTGATAGAGATCGTCGAGATAGGCAAGCAGCTTCTGATGACTCGCGGGGCGCTGACCACGTTCAGCATCGCAAATGACGTCGCAAAGTACTTTGCTATCATACCGGCCATATTCGCATCGACCTACCCTGTGCTCGACAAGCTCAATATTATGCACTTACACTCGCCGCACAGCGCGATTTTGTCGGCAATTGTCTTCAACGCGCTGATAATTGTTGCACTGATACCGCTTGCTCTGCGCGGAGTAAAATATCGTCCTCTTGGGGCTGCGTCGCTTTTGCAGCGCAACTTATTGATCTATGGCCTTGGGGGAATTATCGTTCCGTTTATGGGTCTAAAGCTGATAGACATGGTGCTGGTCGCTTTGGGACTTGCGGGATAG